The DNA segment CTCACACCTGGTACACCTTATCTTTCATTGTGACATGCTTTCTTGTCCATACACTTGACCATGGGCCCCACACATAGGGGCCCAGATGATCGTGGCCATGAAGGCGGTGTCTCTGGGCTTCGACCTGGACCGGGGCGAGGTGGGTGCAGTGCCCTCACCCGTGGAGTTCATGGGCTACCTCTACTTTGTGGGCACCATCGTCTTTGGGCCCTGGATATCCTTCCACAGCTACCTACAGGCTGTCCAAGGCCGCCCACTGGTGAGCTCCTGGGTGACCAGGTGGGCAGGGACTGTGGGAGCCGTCATGGGGCAGTGTTCATGGATCCTTGATCCCACAGAGCCGCCGATGGCTGAAGAAGGTGGCCCGGAGCCTGGCGCTGGCCCTGCTGTGCCTTGTACTGTCCACTTGTGTGGGCCCCTACCTCTTCCCTTACTTCATCCCCCTCGACGGTGATCGACTCCTTCGCAAGTGAGCACAGCCTTCAAGGCCCCTGTGTAGCAGTGAGGAGGTTGGGGAGGAGCCTGGGGTCTTCCCAATTCTGAGCCTGTCTCTTAatgcttctgtctgtcttctgttacTACAGCAAGAAACGCAAAGCCAGGTAAATGAGGGCAGATGCTGAGGGCAAGTGGGATGACCAGGGCTGGGCCAGAGCCTTGGACCATTTGGTGCCAGACATCTGAATCTGACTGACCATCTACCCCATTACTGCACAGAGACCAAGTGTCTGTCTGTGGATGTCTGTGTGACCAAGATTGGCTCAGTGACTCCGTGTATGGCTGACACTCCAACACTACTGTGTCTGGATGTCCTTCTGTTGTACCAATAGAAACAAGCTATGTGACTGTAATGGAAAGTGGCAAGTGTGTATTAGTTGATGACTCtaaactgtctgtgactccagataACAGGGTTGAATTGTGTGCCTGTGGCCACTGACTCCATGAGTGTGGAACTGAGAATCCTGACTGGCTGGCTGTGCACTGTCAGTGGTGGGCTTGGGTGGCTGTCACTGGCTAGGGTAAACCTGGGTCGGTGATTCTGGCTTCTCCGTAACTCTGGCCTGCCTGTCCAGTATGCAGCGTGCATGCTTGCCATTGACCCTACCAGTTTGTCTGCCCTCCCAGACTGCTTGGTGCCATCTGCCTAAAGGATTATGACAAGCTATGAGCCTGTGCCTGTTTCGCCAGAACTCTATCTGGCTGCTTGCTAGCCATTTGATTGTGTGACTCGCTACCCTTACTCAGTGGCTCCTGGTTATGTCTGATCCTGAATGAGACTCCAAAAAgcggccgggcgtggtggcgcacacctttttagccccagcactcgggaggcagaggcagacggatctctgtgagttcgaggccagcctgggctacagagcgagatccaggacaggctccaaaactacatggagaaaccctgtctcgaaaacaaaaaaagagagtgaGGAAGTCTCAAAAAAGTGAAGTCACTTGACCAGTCCCTGAGTTAAACAGCCAAACATAAAGCCCAGGCCTAACTGAAGTACCTATGTGTTTTGCAATGCAGGACACTATTCTGCTTTTGACATTGTGAAATTgacagtgtatgtgtgcatagcGAGCATTTAACTGTCTCTGTGTCTCactaaggttttattttattgtcttataAGGTGACTAAATCTGGTTAGAGAGCTGAGAGGCTGAGAACATTTTTGCCTGGCTGTGTGGCCATTTTAGTGTGCAGGGCCATGTCATATGCCAGCTCATGCATTCATTTGAGCCACGTGAAGTCAATCAATCACCtgaccatgtatgtgtgtgaccaTCAGAGTCTGCCTCTTTTGCTACCATGTTTCTGTCTTATCTATGAAGAACTCAGGCCAACTTCCAGGGCCTCTCtgactctcttttctctcttctctgctgcATTCCTGACCCCTGGGGGCCCTAGGGGCATCATGGTAAGGTGAGTCCACAAGGCCGGGATGCTGAAACATGGAGGGGGGGTGTCGTGTCGGAGCCTGGATGTAATCCCTCTCTTCCTGGCCCTCACAGGTGGCTACGAGCCTACGAGAGTGCTGTCTCCTTCCACTTCAGCAACTATTTTGTGGGCTTTCTGTCTGAGGCCACAGCCACATTGGCCGGGGCTGGCTTCACGGAGGAGAAGGACCACCTGGAATGGTGGGGAGGGCTTTGGGGCCCCTTCTCCCACAGGGTGCTGCCTGGTGGAAGTGTAGGGTGGTGGGAGGTGCCCCTGGGAAGGGACCAGTCTAGACAAAAGCATAGCCACCAGATAGCTTGACATGCCAACTGTAATAGAAGGTCTGTTTTGCCCACAGGGACCTGACAGTCTCTAGACCACTGAATGTGGAGTTGCCCCGGTCCATGGTGGAAGTTGTCACAAGCTGGAACCTGCCCATGTCTTATTGGTTAAATAACTGTGAGTCCCCAAGTCCAGAAAAGTTGGTAACCCAGATCCCTTCATACATCTGTACAGCAAGCATTTACTGAGCAACTACTGtgtgatgggcactgaagacagAGCAGGGGCTGTTAGTGTACCCCAGTttgtagagggcttgcctagcattcaagaAGCCCAAggttttgatccccagcaccacacaaaaacTGGGTGTGTggtacctgcctgtaatcccaggaggctggaggattggaagttcaaggtcatcatcctcagctacatagagctGTTTTAGGTCAACCTTGgatatatgagatcctgtctcaaaaacaaggtatattaggaacaacaacaacaaaaacaaaaaaccccacggCACTTGCTAATCTGGTAAAGCTGGCAGTTTGGAGGGTGGGTAATTAGGAAAAAACATGCAGTAAGTCAAGGAGTGTTAAATGCCCAAGTAAATAGTAATAACGATGTTGAAACAGGAAGGAATAGGGAGGGGTCTGGAAATTTTAAGTAATGTATCCAGGGCAAGTTTCACTGACACTTTAGCAAAGATCTAAGGAAAGTGAAGGAGCAAGGAATGCAGATATGTGGGGGAGGGATGGGACAGATGGCGGGAACAGcgggtgcaaaggccctgaggtgggAGTTGGCCTGGCGTGTCTGAGAAACAGCAAGGAAGTTGCTGGAGGAGTGGGACTGTGACTCCATGGTAGGACATGTGCAAGcctctgagctgcatccccagaacTGGAAGAACAAAGGTCATTAGGCGGTCTCAGTGCGCAAGGCGGGGGAGTGGTAGGACGTGAGATCAGAGAGATCTCCAGAGGCTCCCGGACCGTTGAGAAGCCTTTGGCTTTTTCTCTGAGACACAGTCTCTGTGGGCAGGGCTGGGATCAGAGGAGAGTCATTTGGGTTGGGACTGGATCCCTGTGGCTAGATGAAGGAAagtggggggaaggaggaggatagCATTGAGGGGGGCACTGTAGGCGCTCACATCAGCGACAGTGGTGGCAACAGAGCGCCTGGGGAGAGCTGGGATTCTGGCATATTCTGAAGGAAGAACTGAGAGTGTGGGTGTGTTGGGAAGGTAGAATTTTCCCCTAAGGCCCTGCAGGGAGGGAGGGTTGGCACTGACTAACCTTGGAAGTCTGGCTGACGCAGGACGGAAGGAAGGCTGGCAGTTACTTTTCAGACTTGGGACAGTTGAGAACATCAGAAAGACTTTATCCCGGGGGCCCCACCAGATTACGGTTATCATCCTACCTGTCACTCCCTGGTAGGGCTGGTGGAAGTTCCTGGCAATCTGGACCTGTATCTCTCTTACCTGCAGATGTTTTCAAGAATGCTCTCCGCCTGGGGACCTTCTCAGCCGTGCTGGTCACCTATGCCGCCAGTGCCCTCCTGCATGTGAGCAAGACAGACCTGGATTGAGGGAAGCTGGGGGGCGGGgatcagagcctcctttccacTCTCACTGTCCCCTTCCGCGGCTCTCCAGGGCTTCAGTTTCCACCTGGCTGCTGTGCTGCTGTCCCTGGCATTTATCACGTATGTGGAACACGGTGAGTGCAGAGCCCCGTACAGGACAGGCGGAAGGTCCATGGGAGGCTGGACCCCGTGTTCCCGAAGGCTAACCTCACTGCCTACCATTCCACCTTGTCCAGTCCTCCGAAAGCGCTTGGCTCAAATCCTCAGTGCCTGCATCTTGTCGAAGCGATGCCTGCCAGACTGTTCACATCGGCATCGCTTGGTGAGAGTTCATCATGGGTAACCTTGTCCTCAACACTGCCCTTCCAAAATGTCACTTCTGTCTCCATCTTGTATCTGTCTCCGGGTGCCCAGCCTCCTCTTCTGGTGCCTGAGCCATCCCTAAAACCTCGCCTCTATTCACTGGCATCTGTTTCTCTAACaggcatttattgagcacctgctGTATACACACCTGGCATTCGTTCCCCCACtgaacatttattgagcacctgctGGTTCTAGGTGCTGGAGACAAAGTGGTGAACAAAGCAGGCCAAAGTCCTGGCCCCGTGGGACAAAGATTTTAAGTGGGGAGACAGTAAAGTCAGTGAAGGCTAATACTAGTTTGTCAGGGTGTGAGTAGCGCTCAGCATAAGGGAAATGGGATGGGAATTATGGCGGTGGTGGTTTCCCTTTTCATCGGGAAGATCAGGAAAGCCTCCATGGGTGAGGCAACTTGTGAGTTCTTTAagtaaaggaggaaagggaggggagcaTCTCAGGCAAAGGGGATGCCCAGTGTAAAGTCCATGCCAACATGGGACTCTTGGAGCAACCGTGAGGAGGCCAGAGTGGCTTGAGcagagagggatggggagagggcaaGACGGGCCCTGTAGGTCAGGGCGGGATTtgtttcagttttgttgttgttttcattctgTTTGCCATAAGAAATGCAGACAACCTCATATTTGTCTCCCACCCGGCAACGATGCTCATCACCATAACCCCTGGCTCAAAGCCCCATCATTCTTGCTCCTCTGCCTGAACGCTCGCTCGCATCTCCCCCAACCTGGACGCCCTCGTGGTTACCAACACCCTCGTCCTTGGATACCTCTGAGCTCCCATAAGAGGCTCCTTGAACCATCTCTTTCCTATCTCGGGGTACCCTGGGCATCCTCATTCCCGGGACCCATAGTGCCTTGTGTCCCCCCTGGGCTTCCCTGcacaggtggtggtgggggacagTGGGCAGGTCCAGCTGCCAAATATATTCATCTGTCCCCCACAGGGCCTGGGGGTACGAGCCTTAAACTTGCTCTTTGGGGCCCTGGCTATCTTCCACCTGGCCTACCTGGGCTCCCTGTTTGATGTCGATGTGGACGACACCACAGAGGAGCAGGTGAGGCGGGGCCCTGGGCTGGGAGGTGGACCAGGGATGGTAGTTGGGAGAACACTGAAGACCAAGGCCAAGTGTTTTAGCTTGTACAAATGCCTTGCTCCATCTTTCCCATTGACCCTCAAATTTAGTCACACTGCTGCCTCTTTTCTTTGAGTAAACTgccatatttacttatttacccTCTAAAATTCATTCTTTTGAGATAGAATACAAAATCCaggcttttctctctttttttttattttttttttaactgttaggaactgaacccaggtcctccctcATGTTATTTACACCTCCTAGCcccaagttttatttttgtttgtagctTTGTTTGTGACATGGTTTCATGTattttaggctggcctcaaactcactgtttacctcctaagggctgggatcacaggcatgcatcgCCACACCCAGTTTTATGGGCTGCTAGAGATCAAACTAAGGGCTTGATACAAGACGTGTAAGCACTCTACTATGTTACACACCCCAGCCCTAGGGGTGTGCgtgcctccgtgtgtgtgtgggggggcagttggtggagagagagactcatgtagcccaggacactcatgtagcccaggctagcctcaagttcATTATTAGCCAAAGACAGCTTTGAACTTCGTATCATCCTGCACCCACCTCCCGTGTGCTAGATTATACACATGTACCTTCAGGCCCAGTTCATGCTGGGGATGGAGTCCAGGGCTTCCCGTGTGCTATCAATTGAGCTACAGCCCTAGCCCTGGATTCTGCTTTAAAATTCATATTCCTTGGAATGATGATGCACACCTACAGGTGCCAGCTACTTGGgacgctgaggcaggagtgtCATGTGAGTCCAGGAATGTTGCCACCTGGACAACATAATTGAgaccttactttaaaaaattcaccTTAAAATGTCTATACTTTTTTTGGAGCcagggtctctacatagctctggaactccctatatagatcaggctggcactgaactcacagagatccacctgcctctgcctcctgagtgctgggattaaaggtatgtgccaccaccgcccagctctatgctatttttatttgtgtcaaGTATACAAATTCCAGGTATATTCATTTTACAATTGAGAACAATTTGAAAATTAATTCATATGGTTTTTGAAGAATctaaattttgcttttcttttagttaagttttaatttttctcacttttttttctttcttttgagataggatgtcTCTGTTCCCAAGGCTAGTTTCAAACTCCACATCCTGTCTTAGCCTCTCTAGTAgttagatttttaaattcttttgttgttgttttcaaaacagggtttctctgtgtaaccctggctgtcctagaacttgctctgtagaccaagctagccttgaacaattttttaatatttatttaattatgtattttacgtgtatgggtattttgtctgcatgtacccatatcagaagagagcatcaggtcccATGGGACTGCAGTTACAGGAGACTGAGCTACCATTTGAGtgctggaagaacagccagtgctcctaactgccgagccatctttccagcccatatttttaagttcttaaccgaaaataaatgttcatgtttttttcctaattaaaaacattttaaaattttcattcaaattGAGTGTAGAAAATCTTGGGTTtgcagcctggcatggtggtgcacacctttagttccagcactcaggaggcagacactgagttcaaggccagcctggtctcaatctcatagtgagatccaggccagccagggttacacaaagaaaccttgtcttaaaaaaaaagccaggaggtggtggcacatgccttgaatcccagcactcaggaggcagaggcaggtgatctctgtgagttcaaggccagcctggtctacagagcgagatccaggacaggcaccaaagctacacagagaaaccctgtctcgaaaacccaaaggGGGAAAAACCAATCTGGGTCTAtttggttctgttttctttttgttgtttcattcCTGGATTCTgtgttagtccaggctggcttgaaacttgtTTCTCAAATCTCAGCCTTCCTACGTGCCAAGATTACATGTGtcactaggcagtggtggcgcatgcctttaatcccagcacttgggaggtagaggctggaggaatctctgtgagttcgaggccagcctggttgatctacacagtgagttccaggaggacagccagggctacacagagaaactctgtcttggaaaagaaaaagattacatAAATCAGCCATCATGCCcactttggtttctttttagaTAAAAAAGATCCTCCTATCTCCAGCCTCCCAAATACATGAGATtacaaggcgtgcaccaccgtgcCAGGCTTTCTTTAAggtttcttaaaacattttagggacaggtgtggtgatacatgctattagtcccagcactcaggaggcagaggcaggtgaatttctatgactctgaggccagcctggtctacagagtgagttcaaggccagccagggctatatagagagacaccccccccccatctaaaaaaaaaaaaacccaactaaacaaaaaatactttAGGGCCAGAGCTGTAGAGGAGCCCTCAGTTGGTAGAGCCCTTTTGTACCATGCTGGGAATGTGATCCTTGgcactcaaaaacaaacaaaaaagtaagcaTTGTGGATATTCACTGCAAAATGCACAAGCAATCATTTCAATTCATTTTTAAACTGCCTTGCTCAAAGCAtatcaaacatacacacaatttattttaagttctttcctccaggttttttcccccagagacagggcttctctgtataacagtcctggctgtcctagaactcactctgtagaccaggctgaccttgaattcagagatcagcttgcctctgcttcctgagtgctgggatcaaaggcgtgtgccaccgccccTGACTTCCCCTAGATTTTCAGTACACAgtgtcttcattcttttttttttccattgcaagAGTTTGACATGGTTTACTTTGTCCCTTATTGGTACACACTCAGGTTTCCAATGGTTTCATATTGCAAACGACTTAGATGACAAGTATAACCCACCACATCCAGCACatcatcttgtttttaaaatgactttttgtTGCTGCAGGAAATcaaaacccagggcctcctgcatgtaaacacacaccTTCCCATCAAGCTATACACTCAGCCCCTTAAAATGacctttaaataataataataataataataataataataataataatataaaaagctATACTGGTTAACCTTCTGGTCACTTAGGGATACAAGGAAGTACCAAACATCCCTGGGCAAAGGATAGGTTTCTCTGAGAGAATCTGCCCTCCTTGAATTTCAGAACCATGACCTCTTTCTCTCCTACAGGGCTACGGCATGGCATACACTGTCCACAAGTGGTCAGAGCTCAGCTGGGCCAGTCACTGGGTCACTTTTGGATGCTGGATCTTCTACCGTCTCATAGGCTGAGGCATATGACCCTCATAATGCCCTTCAAGACCCCTCCTTAGGGTACCATCCCTGACGGGTGATGAGGGAAGACCCTTTCTCAACTCCTTGACCCCCTCTTCATTCTTGAGCCCCAACACccctacacacaacacacaacaaacaaacacagcctTTCCATGCCTGTCAATCCCCACCCCAGCACCAGGCGGGAAGGGGGTGGTCCTCGTTGGGGTCTAGGAGTGGTGGATActtggggaagcagagaggagcagaTCTAGGGCCTCCCCGCCTGCCTTCTCCCTTTTTATATGCAGTTTGTTATTgtcaaataaaagtagaaatacacAATAGACTCGTTCTTCACCGaccagagggaaagaggaggaagcacAGAAGGTACACTACTGATAAGGATTTGGAAACTGAAAGCTAGAAGTGGGAGCAGATTGTCAACTGTTGGCGGTGAATTGTTCATGGTCGGCTAACGAGCCCAGGATGGCAGGGTCCTGGTCCTGTTTATGTGGATCGGGAACAGatgaaaggggggagggggtaaTAAGTGATAGAGAATTGAGGGGTCCCTATTCTGATTGGTTGCTCGGATTAGGACGGGGGGCGGGCAAGACATATGAAGGGTTGATGCGTATTGGTCCTTAGAACTAAGGGTT comes from the Peromyscus maniculatus bairdii isolate BWxNUB_F1_BW_parent chromosome X, HU_Pman_BW_mat_3.1, whole genome shotgun sequence genome and includes:
- the Porcn gene encoding protein-serine O-palmitoleoyltransferase porcupine isoform X1, encoding MATFSRQEFFQQLLQGCLLPTVQQGLDQIWLLLTICFACRLLWRLGLPSYLKHASTVAGGFFSLYHFFQLHMVWVVLLSLLCYLVLFLCRHSSHRGVFLSITILIYLLMGEMHMVDTVTWHKMRGAQMIVAMKAVSLGFDLDRGEVGAVPSPVEFMGYLYFVGTIVFGPWISFHSYLQAVQGRPLSRRWLKKVARSLALALLCLVLSTCVGPYLFPYFIPLDGDRLLRNKKRKARGIMVRWLRAYESAVSFHFSNYFVGFLSEATATLAGAGFTEEKDHLEWDLTVSRPLNVELPRSMVEVVTSWNLPMSYWLNNYVFKNALRLGTFSAVLVTYAASALLHGFSFHLAAVLLSLAFITYVEHVLRKRLAQILSACILSKRCLPDCSHRHRLGYGMAYTVHKWSELSWASHWVTFGCWIFYRLIG
- the Porcn gene encoding protein-serine O-palmitoleoyltransferase porcupine isoform X3 — encoded protein: MATFSRQEFFQQLLQGCLLPTVQQGLDQIWLLLTICFACRLLWRLGLPSYLKHASTVAGGFFSLYHFFQLHMVWVVLLSLLCYLVLFLCRHSSHRGVFLSITILIYLLMGEMHMVDTVTWHKMRGAQMIVAMKAVSLGFDLDRGEVGAVPSPVEFMGYLYFVGTIVFGPWISFHSYLQAVQGRPLSRRWLKKVARSLALALLCLVLSTCVGPYLFPYFIPLDGDRLLRNKKRKARWLRAYESAVSFHFSNYFVGFLSEATATLAGAGFTEEKDHLEWDLTVSRPLNVELPRSMVEVVTSWNLPMSYWLNNYVFKNALRLGTFSAVLVTYAASALLHGFSFHLAAVLLSLAFITYVEHVLRKRLAQILSACILSKRCLPDCSHRHRLGLGVRALNLLFGALAIFHLAYLGSLFDVDVDDTTEEQGYGMAYTVHKWSELSWASHWVTFGCWIFYRLIG
- the Porcn gene encoding protein-serine O-palmitoleoyltransferase porcupine isoform X4; amino-acid sequence: MATFSRQEFFQQLLQGCLLPTVQQGLDQIWLLLTICFACRLLWRLGLPSYLKHASTVAGGFFSLYHFFQLHMVWVVLLSLLCYLVLFLCRHSSHRGVFLSITILIYLLMGEMHMVDTVTWHKMRGAQMIVAMKAVSLGFDLDRGEVGAVPSPVEFMGYLYFVGTIVFGPWISFHSYLQAVQGRPLSRRWLKKVARSLALALLCLVLSTCVGPYLFPYFIPLDGDRLLRKWLRAYESAVSFHFSNYFVGFLSEATATLAGAGFTEEKDHLEWDLTVSRPLNVELPRSMVEVVTSWNLPMSYWLNNYVFKNALRLGTFSAVLVTYAASALLHGFSFHLAAVLLSLAFITYVEHVLRKRLAQILSACILSKRCLPDCSHRHRLGLGVRALNLLFGALAIFHLAYLGSLFDVDVDDTTEEQGYGMAYTVHKWSELSWASHWVTFGCWIFYRLIG
- the Porcn gene encoding protein-serine O-palmitoleoyltransferase porcupine isoform X2 — translated: MATFSRQEFFQQLLQGCLLPTVQQGLDQIWLLLTICFACRLLWRLGLPSYLKHASTVAGGFFSLYHFFQLHMVWVVLLSLLCYLVLFLCRHSSHRGVFLSITILIYLLMGEMHMVDTVTWHKMRGAQMIVAMKAVSLGFDLDRGEVGAVPSPVEFMGYLYFVGTIVFGPWISFHSYLQAVQGRPLSRRWLKKVARSLALALLCLVLSTCVGPYLFPYFIPLDGDRLLRNKKRKARGIMVRWLRAYESAVSFHFSNYFVGFLSEATATLAGAGFTEEKDHLEWDLTVSRPLNVELPRSMVEVVTSWNLPMSYWLNNYVFKNALRLGTFSAVLVTYAASALLHGFSFHLAAVLLSLAFITYVEHVLRKRLAQILSACILSKRCLPDCSHRHRLGLGVRALNLLFGALAIFHLAYLGSLFDVDVDDTTEEQGYGMAYTVHKWSELSWASHWVTFGCWIFYRLIG